From Flavobacterium arcticum, the proteins below share one genomic window:
- a CDS encoding DinB family protein, protein MENNTATLSSTVTVITPEILLKHWQGHRALTRRVIAAFPEKELFNYSIGGMRPFARLAMEMIDLAGPGMQGFVTNEWDKIEEMPHHTGEGMPETKAELLELWDEITRVIDDLWGELTPHRFAETVVAFGQYENPVYSTILYFVDNEIHHRGQGYVYLRSLNIEPPFFWER, encoded by the coding sequence ATGGAAAACAATACAGCAACATTAAGCAGTACAGTTACAGTAATAACCCCCGAAATTTTATTAAAACATTGGCAAGGGCATCGTGCGCTTACCCGCAGAGTTATAGCTGCTTTTCCTGAAAAGGAATTGTTTAATTATTCTATAGGAGGTATGCGACCTTTTGCACGGCTTGCTATGGAAATGATAGATTTGGCAGGTCCTGGTATGCAGGGTTTTGTAACCAACGAATGGGATAAAATAGAGGAGATGCCTCATCATACTGGTGAAGGTATGCCTGAAACCAAAGCTGAATTACTAGAGCTTTGGGATGAAATTACACGTGTAATAGACGACTTATGGGGTGAACTTACTCCGCATCGTTTTGCCGAAACTGTAGTGGCTTTTGGGCAATATGAAAACCCTGTTTATAGTACTATCTTATATTTTGTAGATAATGAAATACACCATAGAGGGCAAGGTTATGTGTATTTACGCTCTTTAAATATAGAGCCTCCATTTTTTTGGGAACGGTAA
- a CDS encoding HNH endonuclease, translating into MASKNWTREELILAFNLYLKIEFSKTHKGNPKVIELSNIIDRTPSAVGMRLGNFASVDPYHQQRGVTGLRNGIKQVQPIWDDFFNNQEDLIFESERILAEKENITLEDKYNSLFSDIKDLKGETKIRAVKTRVNQSVFREIILTNYRSKCAITGINIPDLLYASHIIPWSKNEKERLNPENGICLSALYDRSFDKGYLSFSDNYKVLLSSKLKEKSNTEYYSKYFASIENTTLIKPIKYYPSKLFLEYHRDEIFDKNKHTP; encoded by the coding sequence ATGGCGTCAAAGAATTGGACACGAGAAGAATTAATATTAGCTTTTAACCTTTATCTCAAAATTGAATTTAGCAAAACACATAAAGGCAATCCAAAAGTTATTGAGCTTTCAAATATAATAGATCGTACTCCAAGTGCCGTGGGTATGCGGTTAGGGAATTTTGCAAGTGTAGACCCTTATCATCAGCAACGAGGTGTAACAGGGCTTCGAAACGGAATTAAACAAGTGCAACCTATTTGGGATGATTTTTTTAATAATCAAGAAGATTTGATTTTTGAAAGTGAAAGAATATTAGCCGAAAAAGAGAATATAACACTTGAAGATAAATATAACAGTCTGTTTTCAGACATTAAGGATTTAAAAGGCGAAACAAAAATAAGAGCTGTTAAAACTCGAGTAAACCAATCGGTATTTAGAGAAATAATTTTAACAAATTATAGATCAAAATGCGCCATAACAGGTATCAATATTCCCGACTTATTATATGCAAGCCACATCATACCATGGTCTAAGAATGAAAAAGAGCGGTTAAATCCAGAAAACGGTATTTGTCTTTCAGCTTTATATGACAGATCCTTTGATAAAGGTTATTTAAGTTTTTCTGATAATTACAAAGTATTATTATCCTCTAAACTAAAAGAAAAAAGCAATACCGAATATTATAGTAAATATTTTGCCTCTATTGAAAATACAACATTAATAAAACCGATTAAATACTATCCCTCAAAGCTATTTTTAGAATATCATCGTGATGAAATATTTGACAAAAACAAACACACCCCCTAA
- a CDS encoding response regulator: MFSDKKILLADDHSVVRRGVALILKESLVGVNINYAADFDSVISVLKKEPIDLIILDINLPGGNTSAMIAKVRMVQSSVKILMFSAFDEEQFALRYIQAGADGYLNKLIVEEKIIEAVKIILDGGKYISERVKNKIFENALNNTPLNPLESLSDREMEVASLLVKGEGNLEISNILNIQMSTVSTYKHRIFEKLNVTNVVSLVEQYKLYSE, from the coding sequence ATGTTTAGTGATAAAAAAATACTGCTTGCCGATGATCATAGTGTAGTCCGCAGAGGGGTAGCTCTTATTTTAAAGGAGTCTCTTGTGGGTGTAAATATTAATTATGCTGCTGATTTTGATTCGGTTATATCTGTGCTTAAAAAAGAACCTATAGATTTAATTATATTAGATATTAATTTGCCAGGTGGTAATACTTCGGCTATGATAGCGAAGGTGCGTATGGTACAGTCATCTGTAAAAATACTTATGTTCTCGGCATTTGATGAAGAGCAATTTGCATTGCGATACATACAGGCAGGTGCAGATGGTTACTTGAATAAACTTATTGTTGAAGAAAAAATTATTGAAGCAGTAAAGATTATTCTTGATGGCGGTAAGTACATTAGTGAGAGGGTAAAGAACAAAATTTTTGAAAACGCGTTAAACAATACCCCTCTTAACCCATTAGAGTCTTTATCTGATAGGGAAATGGAAGTGGCCTCGTTATTAGTAAAAGGCGAGGGTAACTTAGAGATATCCAATATACTTAATATACAAATGTCTACGGTTAGCACTTATAAACATCGCATTTTCGAAAAACTTAATGTAACTAATGTAGTATCTCTAGTAGAGCAATATAAGCTATATAGCGAATAG
- a CDS encoding dicarboxylate/amino acid:cation symporter, with amino-acid sequence MFKSRYINFFAFIIVSITAVIYLVNFMFDVVPDSVLTFFRWASIFGLVLYGIKKRSLTTWILVCLVIGATIGYDFPDVAVHLRVLSKIFLKMIKTIVGPLIFATLVYGIAGHSDIKQVGRMGWKSLLYFEVVTTIALFIGVAAINLFPVGMGIEAPAAMHEQITAAEPQTWQQIILHIFPENIAKSMAEGEVLQIVVFSVIFGLGLIMVPKDKRKPMVDFTQSLSEVMFKFTNIVMYFAPIGVGAAMAYTVGHMGLSILENLFGLLLLLYGALIVFALLVLLPIALIARIPLIPFIKAIKQPVSIAFATTSSEAALPRAMEAMESIGVPRKVVSFVMPMGYSFNLDGTTLYLSLASIFVAQAAGIDLSLGEQLIMVFTLMVTSKGVAGIPRASLVILMGTAASFNLPIWPIMAILGIDELMDMARTSINVIGNCLASAFIAKWEGEFDPNKEGGDKVFDAEIPE; translated from the coding sequence ATGTTTAAATCCCGCTATATTAATTTTTTTGCATTTATTATTGTTTCTATTACAGCTGTAATATATTTAGTAAACTTCATGTTTGATGTAGTACCCGATAGTGTACTAACGTTCTTTCGTTGGGCATCTATATTTGGGTTAGTGTTATATGGTATTAAAAAGAGAAGTCTTACCACCTGGATATTAGTCTGTTTAGTTATAGGGGCTACCATAGGATATGATTTTCCTGATGTTGCTGTACACCTACGTGTACTGAGCAAGATATTTCTCAAGATGATAAAAACCATAGTAGGTCCGCTTATTTTTGCTACACTGGTCTATGGTATTGCAGGACACTCAGATATTAAGCAAGTAGGGCGTATGGGGTGGAAGTCCTTACTTTACTTTGAGGTAGTAACTACTATAGCTCTATTTATAGGTGTTGCAGCTATTAACCTGTTTCCTGTAGGTATGGGTATAGAGGCACCAGCAGCAATGCACGAACAAATTACGGCTGCCGAACCACAAACATGGCAACAAATAATATTGCATATATTCCCAGAAAACATAGCCAAATCTATGGCTGAGGGCGAAGTATTGCAAATAGTAGTGTTTAGTGTAATATTTGGGCTTGGTCTTATTATGGTTCCAAAAGACAAGCGTAAACCGATGGTTGACTTTACTCAAAGTTTATCGGAAGTAATGTTTAAATTTACGAATATCGTTATGTATTTTGCACCGATAGGTGTGGGAGCTGCAATGGCTTATACAGTAGGGCATATGGGGCTTTCTATATTAGAAAACCTTTTTGGCTTATTACTTTTACTTTATGGAGCATTAATAGTTTTTGCACTTTTGGTTTTACTGCCTATTGCATTAATTGCTCGTATACCGCTTATACCGTTTATAAAAGCTATAAAACAACCTGTATCTATAGCCTTTGCTACTACAAGTTCAGAAGCTGCATTGCCTCGTGCTATGGAGGCTATGGAGAGTATCGGTGTTCCGCGAAAGGTAGTGTCATTTGTAATGCCTATGGGGTATAGTTTTAACCTCGATGGGACTACACTATACTTATCTCTTGCTAGTATATTTGTGGCGCAAGCTGCGGGTATAGACCTTAGCCTTGGCGAACAACTTATAATGGTATTTACATTAATGGTAACCAGTAAGGGCGTGGCGGGTATTCCGCGTGCTTCGCTGGTAATACTTATGGGTACGGCAGCTTCGTTTAACTTGCCTATATGGCCTATTATGGCAATATTGGGTATAGATGAACTTATGGATATGGCACGTACCTCTATAAATGTTATTGGTAATTGTTTAGCTTCGGCATTTATTGCTAAGTGGGAAGGTGAGTTTGACCCGAATAAAGAAGGTGGTGATAAGGTTTTTGACGCCGAAATCCCTGAATAA
- a CDS encoding ligand-binding sensor domain-containing protein, with amino-acid sequence MKLLNLIVLLLISTYCFSQQSYHTQWYSADSNHLPQNSVKSIIKDKYGFIWLSTESGLIRFDGSNFKVFNSATIPNSNSDRMYLFGGSVEKDSITIRNGLLQFFVIQNRTVQIDTPHIVPPFKPKKDLYIWELEFRKGLHYTKENKLFNLTPKNDLTYIIGNDSIREYKKNYVLKNKFFFPLPNGLQFFSAGGKLYLMGEDNTYYHVTENGKEAFTFSNTAPVPYTVFTNEPCKQVFLASGKNLYIVRQKDNGLTTELLYNDFDLKNNINSIYYDQENNVLYLGSSNKGLLVIKKHDFMTIGSPIKMDNGVDGVYYGLIAFDKNKILTATGSIFENEKYSGYIPIGEYSDKYIIAIDNKEDVWTKGYIHLYRFKKESGYKEYNKWTLDNYITAINKSPDGRIWVSTVHIINSQEYGSIYVVNPKDKEVKPKLYRKINSGISALLSTNNDELWVGSRDGLLKLNTRSNTIKTISGLEGTHIRSIRAGEDNELWLATYNKGLFLYKDGKITSFPADRDKHILSSHCIVEDKNGFFWITTNRGLFRVKKQDLYDYAAGKKESVYYYYYDKDSGFTTNEFNGGCYPCSVFLNDKTIFFPSMDGIVYFNPDEVEMKQPKSDLFIDEAEVDNRLVSTTNLEIDRNFDRVKFFISSPFYGNTYNQNIETQLSGPVSQNWAGLTGNYVDLSTLPPGDYNLKARKLAGSGSNYIYKEINFRVIPAFWQTIWFKVLVIVVCCIILILMYKMRMRYINYQNEMLEQQVAIRTKQLGNTIKTLRKTKINLSKQNENHKKLIKNITHDIKSPLKFIAITGRYVYNNLNEGDAMYKEDIESIHTSSSQLYYFVDSFLEYTKQADNDLKNSPSFLKEIVNEKIAFFKNIANSKNTQIIDNTEPNTIVVINRHLLSIVLHNLLDNAVKNTYNGNITLSTTLKEREVILTIKDTGKGMSKEQVTEYNDIINQKAGNLEYFNNGMGLQIIAELLVIMDVVMTVHSVEGIGTQATLNLK; translated from the coding sequence ATGAAATTACTAAATCTTATTGTTTTATTATTAATTTCAACATATTGTTTTAGTCAGCAATCATACCATACACAATGGTATTCTGCCGATAGTAATCATCTACCTCAAAACAGTGTAAAGTCTATAATTAAAGACAAGTATGGCTTTATATGGCTCTCTACAGAGAGTGGTCTTATAAGGTTTGATGGCAGTAATTTTAAAGTTTTTAACAGCGCTACTATTCCTAATTCAAATTCTGACCGAATGTATTTATTCGGCGGATCAGTCGAAAAAGACAGTATTACAATTCGTAATGGTTTATTACAATTTTTTGTTATACAGAATAGAACCGTACAAATTGACACTCCACATATTGTTCCTCCTTTTAAACCTAAAAAAGATTTGTACATATGGGAGCTAGAGTTTAGAAAAGGACTGCATTACACAAAAGAAAACAAGCTCTTTAACCTTACACCAAAAAATGATTTAACTTATATAATAGGGAATGACAGTATTAGGGAATACAAGAAAAACTATGTATTAAAAAATAAGTTTTTTTTTCCTTTACCTAATGGTTTACAATTTTTTAGCGCAGGGGGTAAATTATACCTTATGGGTGAAGATAACACCTATTATCATGTAACTGAAAATGGTAAAGAAGCTTTTACATTTAGTAATACCGCTCCTGTTCCTTATACCGTTTTTACTAATGAACCTTGTAAACAGGTTTTTTTAGCTTCAGGAAAAAATTTATACATCGTAAGACAAAAAGATAATGGGTTAACTACTGAATTATTGTATAATGATTTTGACCTTAAGAACAATATTAACTCTATTTATTATGATCAGGAAAATAACGTCCTGTATTTAGGTAGTAGTAACAAAGGATTACTTGTTATAAAAAAACACGATTTTATGACGATAGGCTCCCCTATTAAAATGGATAATGGGGTTGATGGAGTATATTATGGTCTTATCGCTTTTGATAAAAACAAAATACTAACAGCTACAGGAAGTATTTTTGAAAACGAAAAATACAGTGGCTACATACCCATAGGAGAATATAGCGATAAGTATATCATAGCAATAGATAATAAAGAAGATGTATGGACTAAAGGATATATACACCTCTATAGATTTAAAAAAGAATCAGGATATAAAGAATATAATAAGTGGACACTAGACAACTATATCACTGCAATAAATAAAAGTCCTGATGGGAGAATATGGGTATCTACAGTTCATATTATTAACAGTCAAGAATATGGATCTATTTATGTTGTAAACCCAAAAGATAAAGAGGTAAAACCCAAACTATACAGAAAAATAAATAGTGGAATTAGCGCACTTTTAAGTACTAATAATGATGAACTTTGGGTAGGCTCTAGAGATGGTTTATTAAAACTGAATACTAGAAGTAATACTATAAAAACAATATCTGGGCTTGAGGGCACTCATATAAGAAGCATTCGAGCAGGTGAAGACAACGAGCTATGGCTAGCAACATATAACAAAGGGCTTTTTTTATATAAAGATGGAAAAATAACTAGTTTTCCTGCTGATAGAGATAAACACATTCTTTCGTCCCACTGTATTGTTGAAGACAAAAATGGTTTCTTTTGGATAACTACTAATAGAGGGTTATTCCGAGTAAAAAAACAAGATTTATATGATTATGCTGCGGGAAAGAAAGAAAGTGTTTACTATTACTATTATGATAAAGACTCAGGATTTACTACTAATGAGTTTAATGGAGGGTGCTACCCGTGTAGTGTTTTTTTAAATGATAAAACTATATTTTTTCCGTCTATGGATGGTATTGTATATTTTAATCCTGATGAAGTAGAAATGAAACAACCAAAAAGCGATTTATTTATTGATGAAGCAGAGGTTGATAATAGACTCGTAAGTACTACAAATCTAGAAATAGACCGTAACTTTGATAGAGTAAAGTTTTTTATTTCTAGTCCTTTTTATGGTAATACTTATAACCAAAATATAGAAACACAACTTTCAGGACCTGTATCGCAAAACTGGGCTGGGCTTACAGGTAATTATGTCGATCTTTCTACGCTACCTCCTGGAGACTATAACCTAAAAGCACGTAAACTAGCCGGATCAGGATCTAACTATATATATAAAGAAATAAATTTTAGAGTTATACCCGCTTTTTGGCAAACAATATGGTTTAAAGTTCTAGTTATTGTAGTATGCTGTATAATTCTAATTCTTATGTATAAAATGAGAATGAGATACATAAATTATCAAAATGAGATGTTAGAGCAACAGGTAGCAATACGTACAAAACAACTGGGAAATACAATAAAAACGCTACGAAAAACGAAAATAAACCTTAGCAAACAGAACGAAAACCATAAAAAACTTATTAAGAATATTACTCATGATATTAAAAGTCCTCTAAAATTTATTGCAATAACAGGACGCTATGTATATAACAATCTTAATGAGGGTGATGCTATGTATAAAGAGGATATAGAATCTATTCACACCTCGTCGTCTCAACTATATTACTTTGTAGATAGTTTTCTAGAATATACCAAACAGGCTGATAACGACTTAAAAAACTCTCCTTCCTTTTTAAAAGAAATTGTAAACGAAAAAATTGCGTTTTTTAAAAATATAGCTAATTCTAAAAATACGCAAATAATAGATAATACAGAGCCTAACACCATAGTCGTAATAAATAGACATCTATTATCTATAGTACTACATAATCTTTTAGATAATGCAGTAAAAAACACTTATAACGGTAACATAACACTCAGTACTACACTAAAAGAAAGAGAAGTTATACTTACCATTAAAGATACAGGTAAGGGTATGAGTAAAGAACAGGTTACAGAATATAATGATATTATTAACCAGAAAGCAGGTAATCTAGAGTACTTTAATAATGGTATGGGACTACAAATTATTGCCGAACTATTAGTTATAATGGATGTTGTAATGACAGTTCATTCTGTAGAAGGTATTGGAACGCAAGCTACTCTAAATCTTAAATAA
- a CDS encoding glycosyltransferase family 9 protein, which produces MLKTINKFRKIIMQGLTKNMGSNDFKDMPTLKRDEVKRVLICRPNHRLGNMLLITPLVQEVERTFPNCKIDLFVKGNLGGIIFSNYACVDRIIKLPKKHFKQLFQYFGGWIALKKRHYDIVINVNKTSSSGRLSTKTARGDYKFFGDVEESYTTKHTDYCHIAKYPVYNFRYYLSMLGITARENAEMPTLDLKLSADELAEGKRALDKLVKDGRKTISIFTYATGAKCYSKSWWDDFYTTLQERYADEYNIIEILPVENVSQINFKAPSFYSKDVREIAALIANTEFFIGADSGMMHLASASQTPTVGLFSITKESVYTPYNSSSTAINTNILCTRSCMATLDRIIQKR; this is translated from the coding sequence ATGCTAAAAACTATCAATAAGTTTAGGAAAATTATTATGCAGGGGCTTACCAAAAATATGGGTAGCAACGATTTTAAAGATATGCCTACGCTTAAAAGAGATGAGGTAAAACGTGTCTTGATATGTCGCCCAAACCATCGTTTGGGTAATATGTTACTAATAACTCCACTTGTACAGGAGGTAGAGCGCACTTTTCCTAATTGTAAAATAGACTTGTTTGTAAAAGGTAATTTAGGTGGTATTATTTTTAGTAATTATGCTTGTGTAGATCGCATTATAAAATTACCTAAAAAGCACTTTAAACAATTGTTTCAATATTTTGGCGGATGGATTGCTCTTAAGAAAAGACATTATGATATTGTAATTAACGTGAATAAAACCTCGTCATCTGGCAGGTTATCTACTAAGACGGCTAGAGGAGATTATAAATTTTTTGGAGATGTAGAAGAAAGTTATACTACAAAACATACCGATTATTGTCATATTGCAAAATATCCGGTGTATAACTTTAGGTACTATCTTTCGATGCTTGGAATTACAGCGCGTGAAAATGCTGAGATGCCTACACTGGATCTTAAATTGAGTGCTGATGAGTTGGCTGAAGGCAAAAGAGCCTTAGATAAATTAGTAAAAGATGGTAGAAAAACGATTAGTATTTTTACTTATGCTACAGGTGCAAAATGCTATTCTAAAAGCTGGTGGGACGATTTTTATACTACATTACAGGAGCGCTATGCTGATGAGTATAATATTATAGAGATTTTACCTGTAGAAAATGTTTCTCAAATAAATTTTAAAGCTCCTTCATTTTATAGTAAAGATGTTCGCGAAATAGCTGCACTTATAGCTAATACTGAATTTTTTATAGGAGCCGATAGTGGTATGATGCACTTAGCGAGCGCATCGCAAACCCCTACAGTAGGACTTTTTTCGATTACTAAAGAAAGTGTTTATACTCCTTATAATAGTAGTAGTACGGCTATTAATACTAACATTTTATGTACACGGAGTTGTATGGCTACATTAGATAGAATTATCCAAAAAAGGTAA
- a CDS encoding L-threonine 3-dehydrogenase, with amino-acid sequence MSTILIIGACGQIGTELTKKLRNLYGNNNVIASDIREGDAEFVSSGPFEVVNALDFDQIANVVKKHNIEEVYLMAALLSATAEKNPAFAWDLNMNSLFHVLNLAKEGKIKKIFWPSSIAVFGPTTPKQNTPQYTIMEPSTVYGISKQAGERWCEYYNKIYGVDVRSIRYPGLISWSTLPGGGTTDYAVDIYHKALNEGAYTCFLSEDTRLPMMYMDDAVRATIEIMQAPTAQIKIRSSYNLSAMDFTPKEIAETIQQHIPDFTISYEPDFRQKIADSWPQSIDDSKAREDWNWKHDYDLKNMTSDMLEHLESMAE; translated from the coding sequence ATGAGTACTATTTTAATTATAGGGGCTTGCGGTCAGATAGGCACAGAGTTAACCAAAAAGTTAAGAAACCTTTACGGAAATAATAATGTTATTGCATCGGATATAAGAGAAGGTGATGCCGAATTTGTATCGTCGGGTCCTTTTGAAGTGGTTAATGCTCTTGATTTTGACCAAATAGCCAACGTAGTTAAAAAGCATAATATTGAGGAAGTTTACCTCATGGCAGCTCTATTATCAGCAACTGCCGAGAAAAACCCTGCCTTTGCATGGGACTTAAATATGAATTCGCTTTTCCATGTATTAAACCTTGCTAAAGAAGGGAAAATTAAAAAAATATTCTGGCCTTCAAGCATTGCTGTTTTCGGTCCTACGACACCTAAACAAAACACGCCTCAATATACTATAATGGAACCTTCTACGGTATATGGTATATCTAAACAAGCGGGCGAAAGATGGTGCGAATATTACAATAAAATATATGGTGTAGATGTTCGTAGCATTCGCTACCCAGGGCTTATAAGCTGGTCTACCCTACCTGGAGGTGGTACTACTGACTATGCTGTAGACATATACCACAAAGCACTTAATGAAGGTGCTTATACCTGCTTCCTGTCTGAAGATACACGTTTACCGATGATGTATATGGATGATGCTGTACGAGCTACTATTGAGATTATGCAAGCTCCTACAGCGCAAATAAAAATACGCTCGTCATACAACTTATCGGCTATGGACTTTACACCGAAAGAGATTGCCGAAACAATACAGCAACACATTCCTGATTTTACCATAAGCTATGAGCCTGATTTCAGACAAAAAATTGCTGATAGCTGGCCACAAAGTATAGATGACAGTAAAGCACGAGAGGACTGGAACTGGAAACATGATTATGACCTAAAAAACATGACATCGGACATGCTAGAGCATCTTGAGAGCATGGCTGAATAG